In one Butyrivibrio proteoclasticus B316 genomic region, the following are encoded:
- a CDS encoding ATP synthase F0 subunit B: MLEFSFVNIICVIVNILILYLIFKKFLFGRVDKVLMQRKEEIDEATKAADLATKKALETKKEYEDKIALADEEKEQILADIKKQGYDEYDRIVNDAKKKGEKIITEAKHNAEVENERAKEVYAAQLTDMVIDAASKIAATKHSTQDDRELYDKFINEA, translated from the coding sequence GTGTTAGAATTTAGTTTTGTAAACATTATATGTGTAATAGTAAATATACTTATTCTCTACCTGATTTTCAAAAAGTTCCTTTTTGGAAGAGTAGACAAGGTTCTTATGCAGCGCAAAGAAGAAATTGATGAGGCCACTAAGGCTGCTGATCTTGCAACTAAAAAGGCTCTTGAGACAAAAAAAGAGTACGAGGACAAGATTGCTCTTGCTGATGAGGAAAAGGAACAGATCCTGGCCGATATCAAAAAGCAGGGCTATGACGAGTATGATCGTATTGTCAATGATGCCAAGAAAAAAGGTGAGAAGATCATTACAGAAGCCAAGCATAATGCTGAGGTAGAGAATGAGAGAGCTAAGGAAGTGTATGCTGCCCAGCTCACAGATATGGTTATTGATGCTGCTTCCAAGATTGCAGCGACCAAACATAGTACACAAGACGATAGAGAACTGTATGATAAATTTATAAATGAGGCTTGA
- the atpG gene encoding ATP synthase F1 subunit gamma, which yields MANIKEIRDRINSVNDTRKITNAMYLISSTKLRKAKKMLDETEPFFFATQAMISRVVRHLPEGVENVFLESRSEIPEQDRRRGYIVFTDDKGLAGAYNHNVIKLAEEHILNDGDKWKLFVIGEVGRYHFLSKNMDVEESFMFTSQNPTLHRARKIAAEILDYYTRREIDEFYCIYTTVHSNVCETRFEKLLPLDIITNIRKEKPAIGTMLEEFLMEPSPSAILDNIVPNYVTGYIYGALVEAFCSVQSSRMMAMDSANKNAAKMLDALQRTYNRQRQAMITQEITEVASGAKALKRAKLAKMQKSKKKQMHGQDAKMIDETRR from the coding sequence TTGGCAAATATCAAGGAAATTCGTGACCGCATAAATAGCGTTAACGATACTAGAAAAATTACAAATGCCATGTATCTTATTTCTTCCACTAAGCTTCGAAAAGCCAAGAAAATGCTGGATGAAACAGAACCATTTTTCTTTGCTACGCAGGCTATGATCTCGAGAGTTGTACGTCACCTTCCGGAGGGAGTTGAAAACGTATTTCTGGAATCAAGGTCTGAAATTCCGGAGCAGGACAGAAGAAGAGGCTATATCGTTTTTACAGATGATAAGGGCCTTGCCGGTGCCTATAATCATAATGTGATCAAGCTGGCAGAGGAACATATTCTTAATGATGGCGATAAATGGAAATTATTTGTTATCGGAGAAGTTGGACGATATCACTTTTTATCCAAGAACATGGATGTAGAAGAATCGTTTATGTTCACCTCCCAGAATCCTACTCTTCACAGAGCAAGGAAAATAGCAGCAGAGATTCTTGATTACTACACACGCAGAGAGATAGATGAGTTTTATTGCATCTATACAACTGTTCACAGTAATGTCTGTGAGACAAGATTTGAGAAGCTGTTACCACTTGATATCATTACGAACATTCGAAAAGAGAAGCCGGCTATAGGAACGATGCTTGAAGAATTTCTGATGGAACCGAGTCCTTCAGCTATCTTGGATAATATTGTTCCAAACTATGTAACGGGTTATATCTACGGAGCTTTGGTTGAAGCGTTTTGCTCGGTGCAGAGTTCCAGAATGATGGCGATGGATTCGGCCAACAAGAATGCTGCCAAGATGTTGGATGCTCTTCAGAGAACCTATAACAGACAGAGACAGGCTATGATCACTCAGGAAATTACTGAGGTGGCAAGTGGAGCTAAGGCACTCAAAAGAGCTAAATTGGCCAAGATGCAGAAAAGCAAAAAGAAGCAAATGCACGGCCAGGATGCAAAGATGATTGATGAAACAAGAAGATGA
- the atpA gene encoding F0F1 ATP synthase subunit alpha — MSEKLLAKLRYASTSPTPEQVNGIKAMLCKKFNVDDIELELSEDKSIGGGFIVSCKNYEYDWSDAGRAKQLRAEINNLRREHGGNDAGKIISMLSDKVENFDLAVEDKEVGSVVWVGDGIANIDGIEHAFYGEIIEFEDGTKGMAQDIRDDHIGCILFGNDAGIRQGTRAVRTYKEAGIPVGEAFIGRVIDALGAPIDGQGDIKESGYRPVEGPAPGIIDRQSVNEPMETGILSIDTMFPIGRGQRELIIGDRQTGKTSIALDTIINQKGKDVICIYVAVGQKASTVAKIIQILKKTGAMDYTIVVSSTASDSAPLQYIAPYSGTAMAEYFMHEGKDVLIVYDDLSKHAVAYRALSLLLERSPGREAYPGDVFYLHSRLLERSSKLSSELGGGSITALPIIETLAGDVSAYIPTNVISITDGQIFLESDLFFEGMRPAVNVGLSVSRVGSAAQTKAMKKAAGSIRVDLAQYREMAVFTQFSSDLDETTKNQLAHGNVLMELLKQPLEHPLAMHEQVIILVAVGAKRLDMIPVKKVRDYKERLLEYFNTEQGEICQELEKSGDLSDQLKHKIIEAVDAFNDIENKKLKEEVEEIQKNNH, encoded by the coding sequence ATGAGTGAAAAACTATTAGCGAAACTGCGATATGCCAGCACTTCTCCGACTCCGGAGCAGGTCAATGGAATAAAGGCCATGCTCTGCAAGAAGTTTAATGTCGATGACATTGAGCTTGAGCTCAGTGAAGATAAGTCTATTGGTGGTGGCTTTATTGTATCCTGCAAAAACTATGAGTATGACTGGTCTGATGCAGGAAGAGCCAAACAGCTGCGCGCAGAAATTAATAATCTCAGACGTGAACATGGTGGCAATGATGCCGGCAAGATTATTTCTATGCTCAGTGATAAGGTTGAGAATTTTGACCTTGCAGTTGAGGATAAGGAAGTCGGCAGTGTTGTCTGGGTAGGTGATGGAATTGCCAATATTGATGGCATTGAGCACGCCTTCTACGGAGAGATAATAGAATTTGAAGATGGAACCAAGGGAATGGCCCAGGATATCAGAGATGATCATATTGGGTGTATTCTGTTTGGTAATGATGCAGGAATCAGACAGGGAACCAGAGCTGTCAGAACATATAAAGAGGCTGGTATTCCTGTTGGAGAAGCTTTCATAGGAAGAGTAATTGATGCTCTTGGTGCTCCTATTGACGGGCAGGGTGATATTAAGGAATCCGGATACAGACCTGTAGAAGGACCAGCTCCAGGTATTATTGACAGACAGTCTGTTAATGAACCTATGGAAACAGGCATTTTGTCAATTGATACAATGTTCCCCATTGGACGAGGCCAGAGAGAGCTTATCATTGGCGACAGACAGACAGGTAAAACATCTATAGCTCTTGATACTATCATCAATCAAAAGGGCAAGGATGTAATCTGCATTTATGTAGCTGTAGGCCAGAAGGCATCAACCGTAGCCAAGATCATTCAGATACTTAAAAAGACAGGAGCTATGGATTATACAATTGTAGTTAGTTCTACAGCATCAGATTCAGCTCCGCTGCAGTACATAGCCCCGTATTCAGGAACTGCGATGGCCGAGTACTTCATGCATGAGGGCAAGGACGTGCTTATAGTTTACGACGATCTTTCCAAGCATGCTGTAGCTTACAGAGCGCTTTCTCTTTTGCTTGAGAGATCACCAGGTCGTGAGGCATATCCAGGAGATGTATTCTACCTTCATTCAAGACTGCTTGAGAGATCAAGTAAACTCTCTTCAGAGCTTGGAGGAGGCTCGATAACAGCGCTTCCTATCATAGAAACTCTTGCCGGAGATGTATCAGCATATATTCCTACAAATGTAATATCAATTACTGACGGACAGATATTCCTTGAAAGTGACCTTTTCTTTGAAGGAATGAGACCTGCCGTTAATGTTGGTCTGTCTGTTTCCCGTGTAGGTAGTGCTGCTCAGACTAAAGCTATGAAGAAGGCTGCAGGCAGTATAAGGGTTGATCTTGCCCAGTACAGAGAAATGGCTGTGTTTACCCAGTTCAGTTCTGATCTTGATGAGACAACCAAGAATCAGTTGGCTCACGGTAATGTATTGATGGAACTTCTCAAGCAGCCACTGGAGCATCCGCTCGCTATGCATGAGCAGGTTATTATCCTTGTTGCAGTTGGTGCTAAGCGACTTGATATGATACCTGTCAAAAAGGTCAGAGATTACAAGGAAAGACTTCTCGAGTATTTTAATACCGAGCAGGGAGAAATCTGTCAGGAACTTGAGAAAAGCGGAGATTTATCTGACCAGCTTAAGCATAAGATCATTGAAGCTGTCGATGCTTTTAACGATATCGAGAATAAAAAACTTAAAGAAGAAGTAGAAGAAATTCAGAAAAATAATCACTGA
- the atpE gene encoding ATP synthase F0 subunit C: MDLTALGAAIAVFTGIGAGIGIGVATAKATDAVARQPEANGKIMTLLITGCALAEATAIYGFIVAIMILFT, translated from the coding sequence ATGGATTTAACAGCATTAGGAGCAGCAATTGCGGTATTTACAGGTATTGGAGCAGGCATTGGTATCGGCGTTGCAACTGCAAAGGCAACAGACGCAGTAGCAAGACAGCCGGAAGCTAATGGTAAGATCATGACACTTCTTATTACAGGTTGTGCGCTTGCAGAGGCTACAGCTATTTATGGCTTTATTGTAGCTATCATGATCTTGTTTACTTAA